GCCGCTCGCCTTGCTTTCCATATCCTATCTCGTGTAAGTCGGTTGCATAAGATTCGGACGCCAGTGATAGCGTATGATAAATTGAAGAAGCGATCAAATAACCTGTATTAATGGGCAATTCTTCAACCTTTCGCCGTTGTTTAAGGACTATTTTGATTCTCATTTTCGATTTAGCGGGATTAAAAAAATTGTGGGGAGACGGTCTAAAAAAGCGTTACTTAATCAGACCTTATCAAAAATATTAGCATTTAGTCTGCTTTAGAAAAAAGCGTTGCTTTTGGAAATAGGGTTAAGGCTTCTTCTAAGATAGCGTCATCTTGCGTCGTCATTGCAATTTCACCTTTGAACCCCCAAATTTGCCTTGCAATTCTACCTTTCACTGCCAGTTTAATTTGCTGTTTATCCTTTTCGTAAGCCTTACCATCAAAAAGAACACCTGACTTCTTTCCATTTATAATTACCTTCTGAAGCAAGTCGCCCGTTACCTGAAACTCATCTCTAAACTTTTTCATATCACCCTCATATTGGGTTTTCACTTTCTCGTTGTTCCCTGCCAGAAAAGAGAGCGCCACCTCTTCAAATACGCGCTTGTTGCGAAGGTTACGAAAATATTTCGTGACGGTGTCAACCTTGACCATGTAATCAGGCATGATACCGCCGCCGCCCAGCACCACTCTACCAGAAGGGGTTTTAAACACGGGATGAAGCGAATCGGGCATAATGTACTTGGCCGTTTCTATAACGCGCTCATGAATCCATAACGAATCCATATTTATATTTTTGTCCAGCAAAAGAGCATCGGCTGCCTTGCGATTATATGCTTCAAGATAATAATCGCGGCGCCCTTCTGCGCCTGTTGAAAATTGGCGCTGAATCTGCCGACCTAAGGGCGTGTAGTACCGCGAAACCGTTACTCTCATAGCAGATCCATCTGAAAATTCAAACTGACGCTGCACCAAACCTTTGCCAAACGTGGTTTGTCCCACAATAATTGCGCGATCGTGATCTTGCAACGCCCCAGATACAATTTCAGATGCTGACGCACTTCCTTTATCGACGAGCACAATGACAGGGTCTTTTTCAAACAAATCACCAGGCTTTGAAAACTCCGTCTGGTTCATCATCTCAATTCGGCTCACGGTATAAACAATCTTTTTGCCGCCGTCCAAGAATTCGTCTGCAATCAAAACAGCCTGATCGAGAAAACCACCAGGATTGCCTCTGAGGTCTAAAACCAACCGTTTCATGCCTTGATTTCGCAGTTCTTTTACAGCCTCGACAAACTCGCTATGGGTGGTTTGAACAAACTTGCTAATTTTAATAAACCCCGTTTGTTCATCCAGCATCATAGCCAAATCCACACTAAACGTCGGTATTTTGTCTCTTACAATCGTGAAAGCAATCGGTTCAGACTCCACAGATCGCAGAACCAGCACCTGAACTTTTGTACCTTTTTTTCCCCTTAACTTTCGAATGACCTCGTTGCTGGTGATTCCAATAGCAGATTCATCATCGATTTGAATAATTCGATCTCCGGCTTGAATGCCCAACTGTTCACTCGGACCTCCGGAAATCGGCGCGACCACGATCAGCGTATCGTGAATAATATCGAACTCGATGCCGATTCCGTCAAAATTCCCCGAAAAATCCTCTTTTGATAGCCTGACTTGCTCGGCTGTCATATAAACAGAGTGAGGATCTAAGGATTCTAGCATTCCATCTATAGCCTGGACAGTCAGCTTTTCCTCATTGACTGGATCAACATACTGGCGCTCAATCACGGTAACCGCATCATTCAGTTTTTTATATGCGATGCTGCTGCCCTCAAAACCCGTGTACTCAGCAAGGCGCGTGCCTACAATGATGCCAAAAACCAACGCAGCAAAAATAAAAACAATAAAAGTGACTCTTCCCATAAGCTTCCTATTCATTATTTAAAAAGTAAAAGCGTCACAAGGACGCTTTTAAAGTTTCAGGTAATTACAAATTAATTTTGGCTTTTGAATTAATCAGGATTTTCACCCAAGGTTTTATTCAATTGCTCATCTAATAAAGCGTTGAAATTATCGTCGAAGATATTTGAAAAATCAACTTCGAATTCTTCAGATGAAATAATTTCAAGCAGCTTTTCTTTTGCTTTTTTAGAGTAGATTCTAATGGTTCCTGGAGGAATCGTAGATTTGAAAATGACCTCGAGGATGTACTTTTCATTTAAACTCAGTAAATAAATACTTCTGGCTTCCCCTTCATGAAATAGCACTTCAAAAGAAGTCCTTTCGCCTATTTGTTTTGCCATTTCAGCCGTTGCTGCAAAGTTTGAGGCAGCCAACACACTAAACACTTCGAGATCGCGATCCATTAACCCGCCCTGTTTAGCAAGCAACTGACCGGTCATATCACCGAGGATTACAGCGGAAGCTCCGGTTTTCGTAGCAAATTCTTTCAAAACCTTTTCAGCAGCGCGTAGTTGATTTTCAGTCAGAACTATCTTTCTAAAATCCTCTTTTTCAGTTGAGCTCATAGGTAAAAAAATAAATTTTAGTTTTCTAATTGCTTTTGAATTTCAGGCATCATTTTGCCAACTTGGTAGCGAATATTACCCAGCATAGCGTTTTGCCCAGCGACAATCGTCAAAATGGCATTTCCATCGGAAAGCATTCGAGAAAGCAATATGCCATTTTCATACTCAACCATACTTTGCTCTATCTTTCCAACCTCTAACTCCGTCCCTATGCTCTCCGAGCTTTGCAATCCGCCAATGACAATCGCGCCAACCGTTTCCATATCTATATTTGGCTTGTTCATCTTTTGTTCAATAACAAACCCATCTGTTCCGATTAAAGCCGCGGCTTGAATACCATCAACTTTTAAAAGAGACTCCAGAAGTTGTGAAATTTGAGGCATTTTTTGTGATAGTGCTAATTTTAGTAACAAAAACTGTGCAAAGAAAACACGCTAATTCTAAAAACACTGTGCTTTTCGGGCTAATAAAACTGAGAAAAAATATATTTCTTTTATGAAAGATTAGCAAAAAAATTGTTTTTTTAGTTTTTATCCAAGCCCTCACCTCGTAACCCAATCATTTATGCGTCGAAATTCGTGACGGCGAAAACTTGCAACAGTTCTTTTTTTTTAGTAACTAAGAATTAGTTTTTTGCTGTTTTTCAGTTTGAAGGCGAACTGAGAGGCATGCAGGGGTCGAGAAGCACCCTGACCAATTAGATTTTAGTGCCTACCGCAAACATTTCTTAGATTTAAGTTAATCATAAATTTTATAACTTGCGCCTATTCAAATAAAGAGCTTGGCCTACTTTTGGGTATTTTCTAAGTATCAAAATAAACAAAACACATTAGCAGTGTTTATACGCTGCCTCCATTAAAGTAGAAATAAAGTTATGGTAGACTTATTGAGCAAATTCTTTTCTAAAAACAGTGTTAAAGGAAAATTGCTTCGTGACTTCGTGGTCGCAATTTCAAGTACTGTTGTGATCTTAGGTACACTAATTATCATAGCCATCTACTTTCTGAGTCGAAGTCAAGTTGAAAAAGCTACCTACGAAATTGAAAATCAAGGTAAAGATCGACTTTCCGAGCAAACCAACATTTTAGAAAATACGATCACCCAAAACCTGCAACAGCTTGAAAACCAAGTTGCCGTAGAGCTTGGCTCGGAAGCGACTTTTAGCAACAGTCTACTCAAACTTGACCCTTATTCAAATAAAAGCCGATCGGCTGAAGCGGCACAGGAACTGGCACGCCAGCGTCTTTATGAAGTGTCACTGGAAACCATGGTTCAATTAAAATTGAGCATGTTTACTGTTCTTGATAAAGACGGAATTGTCGTTACACGTGCCACAACCCCAGATACTTACGGAGACGATGTTTTTATTCGAGACTATAGTAAAAAAAGCCAACTCGTATCTCAGATGCTTAAACGGGTTGATGCCGCATTAACTGGAAATGTTCAAACCGGCCTTGAAATATTTTCTGCCGATATTTTGCAAAATGAAGCGGTCAATGCGGCAAATGCGATCAGCGGCGTGACGGTTGCAGGAAAAAACACGCTGGCTGATCAAGCGTTAGTCCCAGAACAAGGCAGCAGTTCATCTGAACCACGCGGACTGATGCTCTGCACCGTTCAACCGATTCGTTCTGCGGATGGCAGTAGCATTTTAGGCGTTGCTGTTGCAGCTCAAATGCTTAACCAAAACCCCAAACTGATTTTGCAACCCTTCCACAATGTTATCCCGAGCAATGTTGCCAAGGCCTCTATCTCGATCGGAAACATTCGTGTAGTCACCTCTGAAACGCTGCCAAATGGAAATCCAGGTTATGGCTACGCCATTCCAGAAGCTGCTTGGAAAAGCTTACAGCGCGAAGGAACAGCCTTCTTTAAAGACGCATCCACCGGCATTTTACCAAAAGCTTATGCACAGTATAAAGCCATCCGAACCAAAAGTGGAAAGCCAATTGGAGCGATTACTGTAGCTACCGATTATAGCTATTACGCCCGAATTTTAGCTGATCAAGAAGGGACTTCAACGGCTATTATTTTATATACCATCGGCATTGTGATTATTGTTCTGTTGCTCGGCGTTGGTGGCGGATATTTCTTCTCGGTCAATCGAGCTGAAAATATCACTTTATCCGTAGATGAAATCAAAAATTTGATGACCAGCGTGCTTTCTGGTGATTTTAACGCTCGTTCAAATATTACATCGGGTGACGAATTTGAAGAACTTTCAGTTCAATTCAACGAGATGATTCGCAGGCTTTCGGCACTTATTGAAACGGAAACTGAGCGAGATGCGATGCAGAAACAGCTTACCGACTTGCTCATCGTTGTGTCAAACTCCGCCGAAGGTGATTTTACCCAGCGTGCGGTGGTGACAGAAGGCGCATTGGGCGCGCTGGCCGACTCATTTAACTTGATGGTTGATGACCTTGGTAATCTTATCCGAGAAGTTCAGTCAGCAGCCTTGCAAGTAGGTGAAGCGGCTTCCGAA
Above is a window of Chloroherpeton thalassium ATCC 35110 DNA encoding:
- a CDS encoding S41 family peptidase, translated to MGRVTFIVFIFAALVFGIIVGTRLAEYTGFEGSSIAYKKLNDAVTVIERQYVDPVNEEKLTVQAIDGMLESLDPHSVYMTAEQVRLSKEDFSGNFDGIGIEFDIIHDTLIVVAPISGGPSEQLGIQAGDRIIQIDDESAIGITSNEVIRKLRGKKGTKVQVLVLRSVESEPIAFTIVRDKIPTFSVDLAMMLDEQTGFIKISKFVQTTHSEFVEAVKELRNQGMKRLVLDLRGNPGGFLDQAVLIADEFLDGGKKIVYTVSRIEMMNQTEFSKPGDLFEKDPVIVLVDKGSASASEIVSGALQDHDRAIIVGQTTFGKGLVQRQFEFSDGSAMRVTVSRYYTPLGRQIQRQFSTGAEGRRDYYLEAYNRKAADALLLDKNINMDSLWIHERVIETAKYIMPDSLHPVFKTPSGRVVLGGGGIMPDYMVKVDTVTKYFRNLRNKRVFEEVALSFLAGNNEKVKTQYEGDMKKFRDEFQVTGDLLQKVIINGKKSGVLFDGKAYEKDKQQIKLAVKGRIARQIWGFKGEIAMTTQDDAILEEALTLFPKATLFSKAD
- a CDS encoding roadblock/LC7 domain-containing protein: MSSTEKEDFRKIVLTENQLRAAEKVLKEFATKTGASAVILGDMTGQLLAKQGGLMDRDLEVFSVLAASNFAATAEMAKQIGERTSFEVLFHEGEARSIYLLSLNEKYILEVIFKSTIPPGTIRIYSKKAKEKLLEIISSEEFEVDFSNIFDDNFNALLDEQLNKTLGENPD
- a CDS encoding roadblock/LC7 domain-containing protein gives rise to the protein MPQISQLLESLLKVDGIQAAALIGTDGFVIEQKMNKPNIDMETVGAIVIGGLQSSESIGTELEVGKIEQSMVEYENGILLSRMLSDGNAILTIVAGQNAMLGNIRYQVGKMMPEIQKQLEN
- a CDS encoding methyl-accepting chemotaxis protein: MVDLLSKFFSKNSVKGKLLRDFVVAISSTVVILGTLIIIAIYFLSRSQVEKATYEIENQGKDRLSEQTNILENTITQNLQQLENQVAVELGSEATFSNSLLKLDPYSNKSRSAEAAQELARQRLYEVSLETMVQLKLSMFTVLDKDGIVVTRATTPDTYGDDVFIRDYSKKSQLVSQMLKRVDAALTGNVQTGLEIFSADILQNEAVNAANAISGVTVAGKNTLADQALVPEQGSSSSEPRGLMLCTVQPIRSADGSSILGVAVAAQMLNQNPKLILQPFHNVIPSNVAKASISIGNIRVVTSETLPNGNPGYGYAIPEAAWKSLQREGTAFFKDASTGILPKAYAQYKAIRTKSGKPIGAITVATDYSYYARILADQEGTSTAIILYTIGIVIIVLLLGVGGGYFFSVNRAENITLSVDEIKNLMTSVLSGDFNARSNITSGDEFEELSVQFNEMIRRLSALIETETERDAMQKQLTDLLIVVSNSAEGDFTQRAVVTEGALGALADSFNLMVDDLGNLIREVQSAALQVGEAASEILSSTEQMAHGAEEQSVQVANASAAVEEMAASIRQVAMNADSASEAAQRATQVAQTGGKTVEETIEGMRRIRATVQDSSQKIKSLGESSMEISKIVQTIEDIANQTNLLALNATIEAARAGEAGRGFAVVADQVRELAERSSKATNDISQLVQTIQSETQDAVSAMERGTLEVERGTKLADSASRALDEIRNVVSQSTELIQEISLAAKQQDIASSGVVSAMTEVSQIAKQSLLGAKQSATLAMRLNEITQQLAKSVSRFKIPAGIFHTDKDGGYDTEADQAFGTFENSGGVFSDLGQNPQKQSQPADEDLFVGQNAFGNDQDFADLDFGENTDFGQNAPETKPQAPAQRAPKDQA